The Streptomyces luteogriseus genome includes a window with the following:
- a CDS encoding MraY family glycosyltransferase: protein MREYLLTLCITAAVTYLLTGPVRKFAIVAGAMPEIRARDVHREPTPRLGGIAMFFGLCAGLLVADHLTNLNQVFETSNEPRALLSGAALIWLIGVLDDKFEIDALIKLGGQMIAAGVMVVQGLTILWLPIPGVGSVALTPWQGTLLTVALVVITINAVNFVDGLDGLAAGMVCIAATAFFLYAYRIWYSYGIEAAAPATLFSAILMGMCLGFLPHNMHPARIFMGDSGSMLIGLVLAAGAISVTGQVDPDALNLYVGSEKEAVHQTVPVYIPLLLPLTIIAVPAADLILAIVRRTWRGQSPFAADRGHLHHRLLEIGHSHSRAVLIMYFWSALIAFGALAYSVNSASMWIVLGVVFLSAIGLLLLLLPRFTPRAPRWMERFVPPRYRRRGSVAVAEPAVPSSADAPAQASGAAREADARIPHGSTALSELEKAAAPAGFRAHERERA, encoded by the coding sequence GTGCGTGAATACCTCCTGACGCTCTGCATCACGGCCGCGGTGACGTATCTGCTGACAGGGCCGGTACGGAAGTTCGCGATCGTGGCCGGAGCGATGCCGGAGATCCGGGCACGTGACGTGCACCGGGAGCCCACTCCGCGCCTCGGCGGTATCGCGATGTTCTTCGGCCTGTGCGCGGGCCTGCTGGTCGCCGACCACCTGACCAACCTCAACCAGGTCTTCGAGACGTCGAACGAACCCCGGGCGCTGCTGTCCGGGGCGGCCCTGATCTGGCTGATCGGGGTGCTGGACGACAAGTTCGAGATCGACGCCCTGATCAAGCTGGGCGGCCAGATGATCGCCGCGGGCGTGATGGTCGTGCAGGGTCTGACGATCCTGTGGCTGCCGATCCCGGGCGTCGGCTCGGTCGCGCTCACCCCGTGGCAGGGCACCCTGCTCACGGTCGCGCTGGTCGTCATCACCATCAACGCGGTCAACTTCGTCGACGGCCTGGACGGCCTCGCGGCGGGAATGGTGTGCATCGCCGCCACGGCGTTCTTCCTGTACGCCTACCGCATCTGGTACTCGTACGGCATCGAGGCCGCCGCTCCGGCCACGCTCTTCTCGGCGATCCTGATGGGCATGTGCCTGGGCTTCCTGCCGCACAACATGCACCCGGCGCGGATCTTCATGGGTGACTCGGGCTCGATGCTGATCGGCCTGGTCCTGGCCGCCGGCGCGATCTCCGTCACGGGCCAGGTCGACCCGGACGCGCTCAACCTGTACGTGGGGTCCGAGAAGGAGGCCGTGCACCAGACGGTCCCCGTCTACATCCCGCTGCTGCTGCCGCTGACGATCATCGCGGTGCCGGCCGCCGACCTGATCCTGGCGATCGTGCGCCGCACCTGGCGCGGCCAGTCCCCGTTCGCCGCCGACCGCGGCCATCTGCACCACCGGCTGCTGGAGATCGGCCACTCGCACAGCCGCGCGGTGCTGATCATGTACTTCTGGTCGGCGCTGATCGCCTTCGGCGCGCTCGCCTACTCGGTCAACTCGGCGTCCATGTGGATCGTGCTGGGGGTGGTGTTCCTCAGCGCGATCGGGCTGCTGCTGCTTCTGCTGCCGCGCTTCACGCCGCGCGCCCCGCGCTGGATGGAGCGCTTCGTGCCGCCGCGCTACCGGCGCCGCGGCTCGGTCGCCGTCGCCGAGCCGGCCGTCCCATCCTCCGCCGACGCCCCCGCCCAGGCCTCCGGCGCGGCCCGCGAAGCGGATGCCAGGATCCCGCACGGCAGCACCGCTCTGTCGGAGCTGGAGAAGGCGGCTGCGCCGGCGGGCTTCCGTGCACACGAGAGGGAGCGGGCGTAG
- a CDS encoding serine hydroxymethyltransferase — MTVTPAIEADVLRRQDPELADILLAERERQSTTLQLIAAENFTSPAVLAALGSPLANKYAEGYPGARHHGGCEIVDVAERVAVDRARALFGADHANVQAHSGSSAVLAAYAALLRPGDTVLALGLPYGGHLTHGSPANFSGRWFDFVGYGVEAESGFIDHEQVRTLARTRRPKAIVCGSIAYPRHVDYAFFREVADEVGAYLIADAAHPLGLVAGGAAPNPVPYADIVCGTTHKVLRGPRGGMILCRAELAERVDRAVFPFTQGGAQMHTIAAKAVAFGEAATPAFAAYAHQVVANARVLAARLAAAGMVVTTGGTDTHLITADPAPLGVDGRTARGRLAAAGLVMDCCALPHGDARGLRLGTAAITTQGMGEAEMVRIAELLAGVLRGVTEISSAREDVRELAGGFPPYPA; from the coding sequence ATGACGGTCACCCCTGCCATCGAGGCCGACGTCCTGCGCCGCCAGGACCCCGAGCTCGCCGACATCCTGCTCGCGGAGCGGGAGCGGCAGTCGACGACGCTCCAGCTGATCGCCGCCGAGAACTTCACGTCCCCGGCCGTGCTCGCCGCGCTCGGCTCCCCGCTGGCCAACAAGTACGCCGAGGGCTACCCGGGGGCGCGGCACCACGGCGGCTGCGAGATCGTCGACGTCGCCGAACGCGTCGCGGTCGACCGGGCCAGGGCGCTGTTCGGCGCCGACCACGCCAACGTCCAGGCCCACTCGGGCTCTTCGGCGGTGCTCGCCGCCTACGCCGCCCTGCTCCGGCCCGGCGACACCGTCCTCGCGCTCGGCCTGCCCTACGGCGGGCATCTCACGCACGGCTCGCCCGCCAACTTCTCCGGCCGCTGGTTCGACTTCGTCGGCTACGGCGTGGAGGCCGAGTCCGGGTTCATCGACCACGAGCAGGTGCGCACGCTGGCCCGCACGCGCCGGCCCAAGGCGATCGTGTGCGGCTCGATCGCCTACCCGCGCCATGTCGACTACGCCTTCTTCCGCGAGGTCGCCGACGAGGTGGGCGCGTACCTCATCGCGGACGCCGCGCACCCCCTCGGCCTCGTCGCCGGAGGAGCGGCCCCGAATCCGGTGCCGTACGCGGACATCGTCTGCGGGACCACCCACAAGGTCCTGCGGGGCCCGCGCGGCGGCATGATCCTGTGCCGTGCGGAGCTGGCCGAGCGGGTCGACCGGGCCGTGTTCCCTTTCACACAGGGTGGTGCGCAGATGCACACCATCGCCGCCAAGGCCGTCGCCTTCGGGGAGGCGGCAACACCGGCATTCGCCGCGTACGCCCATCAGGTGGTGGCGAACGCGCGGGTTCTGGCCGCCCGGCTGGCCGCGGCGGGCATGGTCGTCACCACGGGCGGCACGGACACGCATCTGATCACCGCCGACCCGGCGCCGCTCGGCGTCGACGGACGCACCGCCCGGGGGCGTCTCGCCGCGGCGGGCCTGGTCATGGACTGTTGTGCGCTGCCGCACGGCGACGCCCGGGGCCTCAGGCTCGGCACGGCCGCGATCACCACACAGGGCATGGGCGAGGCGGAGATGGTCCGGATCGCCGAGCTGCTCGCCGGGGTCCTGCGGGGCGTGACGGAGATCTCGAGCGCCCGTGAAGATGTGCGGGAGCTGGCCGGTGGATTTCCGCCGTATCCCGCTTGA
- a CDS encoding arsenate reductase/protein-tyrosine-phosphatase family protein — translation MTAPGSGRGIGNGESAAEITTTFVGLPRDSFRILHVSTGNVCRSPITERLTRHAVRERLGILGGGLIVESAGTWGHEGAPMESHAETVLADFGADASGFTGRELLDEHVIRADLVLTATRDHRAQVISMGHSAGLRTFTLKEFTRLVKAIDPATLPPLEEGVVFRARALVRAAAALRGWLLAPTAEADEVYDPYGAPLTFFRSIGDEIHQALDPVVTALTGVPAKT, via the coding sequence TTGACGGCCCCTGGATCGGGGCGTGGCATAGGCAACGGGGAAAGCGCGGCGGAGATCACGACGACCTTCGTGGGACTTCCGCGCGACAGCTTCCGCATCCTCCACGTCAGCACCGGCAACGTGTGCCGCTCGCCCATCACCGAGCGGCTGACCCGCCATGCCGTGCGGGAGCGGCTCGGGATCCTGGGCGGCGGGCTGATCGTGGAGAGCGCGGGCACCTGGGGCCACGAGGGCGCGCCCATGGAGTCCCACGCGGAGACCGTCCTGGCCGACTTCGGTGCGGACGCCTCCGGCTTCACCGGGCGCGAGCTCCTCGACGAGCACGTGATCCGCGCCGACCTGGTGCTGACCGCCACCCGGGACCACCGGGCGCAGGTCATCTCCATGGGGCACTCGGCGGGCCTGCGCACCTTCACGCTCAAGGAGTTCACCCGCCTGGTCAAGGCCATCGACCCGGCGACCCTGCCGCCCCTGGAGGAGGGTGTGGTCTTCCGCGCGCGTGCGCTGGTCCGCGCGGCGGCCGCTCTACGCGGGTGGCTGCTGGCGCCGACCGCCGAGGCGGACGAGGTCTACGACCCCTACGGTGCGCCGCTGACGTTCTTCCGTTCCATCGGGGACGAGATACACCAGGCACTCGATCCGGTCGTCACGGCTCTCACGGGCGTCCCCGCAAAGACGTAA
- a CDS encoding L-threonylcarbamoyladenylate synthase — protein sequence MARRYDTNDATDRVTGLREAASAVRRGELVVLPTDTVYGIGADAFSSEAVADLLDAKGRGRNMPTPVLIGSPNTLHGLVTDFSELAWELVDAFWPGALTLVARHQPSLQWDLGDTRGTVAVRMPLHPVAIELLTEVGPMAVSSANLTGHPAPEDCDAAQEMLGDSVSVYLDGGPTPGIVPSSIVDVTREVPLLLRAGAISADELRKVVPDLEVAN from the coding sequence ATGGCACGGCGATACGACACCAACGACGCGACCGACCGTGTGACCGGTCTGCGCGAGGCAGCGTCCGCCGTCCGCCGTGGCGAGCTCGTGGTGCTGCCGACCGACACGGTGTACGGCATCGGCGCCGACGCGTTCTCCTCGGAGGCGGTCGCCGACCTGCTGGACGCGAAGGGCCGGGGCCGCAACATGCCCACCCCCGTCCTCATCGGCTCGCCGAACACGCTGCACGGCCTCGTCACGGACTTCTCCGAGCTGGCCTGGGAGCTGGTCGACGCCTTCTGGCCGGGCGCCCTGACGCTCGTCGCCCGGCACCAGCCGTCCCTCCAGTGGGACCTCGGGGACACCCGGGGCACGGTCGCCGTGCGCATGCCGCTGCACCCGGTCGCCATCGAGCTGCTGACCGAGGTCGGTCCCATGGCCGTCTCCTCCGCCAACCTGACCGGCCACCCGGCGCCGGAGGACTGCGACGCCGCTCAGGAGATGCTCGGCGACTCCGTCTCCGTCTACCTCGACGGGGGCCCGACCCCCGGCATCGTGCCGTCGTCGATCGTCGACGTGACCCGGGAGGTGCCGCTGCTGCTGCGCGCGGGCGCCATCTCGGCGGACGAGCTGCGCAAGGTCGTACCCGACCTCGAGGTGGCGAATTGA
- the prmC gene encoding peptide chain release factor N(5)-glutamine methyltransferase, with protein MNLLLAEVAQATQRLADAGVPSPRTDAEELAAFVHGVKRGELHSVKDSDFDARYWEVIARREAREPLQHITGRAYFRYLELQVGPGVFVPRPETESVVGWAIDAVRAMDVVEPCIVDLCTGSGAIALALAQEVPRSRVHAVELSEDALKWTRKNVEGSRVDLRQGNALTAFPDLDGQVDLVITNPPYIPLTEWEYVAPEARDYDPGLALFSGEDGLDLIRGLERTAHRLLRPGGVVVVEHADTQGGQVPWIFAEDRGWTDAADHPDLNNRPRFATARKALP; from the coding sequence GTGAATCTGCTGCTCGCGGAGGTGGCCCAGGCCACCCAGCGGCTCGCCGACGCCGGCGTGCCCTCGCCGCGTACCGACGCGGAGGAACTCGCCGCGTTCGTGCACGGCGTCAAGCGCGGCGAGCTGCACTCCGTCAAGGACTCCGACTTCGACGCCCGCTACTGGGAGGTCATCGCCCGCCGCGAGGCCCGCGAACCGCTCCAGCACATCACCGGGCGTGCCTACTTCCGCTACCTGGAACTCCAGGTCGGTCCCGGGGTGTTCGTGCCGCGGCCCGAGACGGAGTCGGTGGTCGGCTGGGCCATAGACGCCGTGCGGGCCATGGACGTCGTCGAGCCGTGCATCGTCGACCTGTGCACCGGCTCCGGAGCCATCGCGCTGGCCCTCGCCCAGGAGGTGCCGCGCTCGCGCGTGCACGCCGTGGAGCTGTCCGAGGACGCCCTCAAGTGGACCCGCAAGAACGTCGAGGGATCCAGGGTCGACCTGCGGCAGGGCAACGCCCTCACCGCCTTCCCGGACCTGGACGGCCAGGTCGACCTGGTCATCACCAACCCGCCGTACATCCCGCTCACGGAGTGGGAGTACGTCGCCCCCGAGGCGCGGGACTACGACCCCGGCCTCGCCCTCTTCTCCGGTGAGGACGGCCTCGACCTCATCCGCGGCCTGGAACGCACCGCGCACCGGCTGCTGCGCCCGGGCGGTGTGGTCGTCGTCGAGCACGCGGACACCCAGGGCGGCCAGGTGCCGTGGATCTTCGCCGAGGACCGCGGCTGGACCGACGCGGCCGACCACCCGGACCTGAACAACCGCCCGCGCTTCGCCACGGCCCGCAAGGCGCTGCCGTGA
- the prfA gene encoding peptide chain release factor 1, producing MFEAVEELVAEHADLEKKVADPSVHSDQANARKLNKRYAELTPIVATYRSWKQTGDDIETARELGADDPEFAAEVKELEKAREELTEKLRLLLVPRDPSDDKDVILEIKAGAGGDESALFAGDLLRMYLRYAERVGWKTEIIDATESELGGYKDVQVAVKTKGGQGATEPGQGVWARLKYEGGVHRVQRVPATESQGRIHTSAAGVLVTPEAEEVDVEINPNDLRIDVYRSSGPGGQSVNTTDSAVRITHIPTGVVASCQNEKSQLQNKEQALRILRSRLLAAAQEEAEREAADARRSQVRTVDRSEKIRTYNFPENRLSDHRVGFKAYNLDQVLDGDLDAVIQACVDADSAAKLAAA from the coding sequence ATGTTCGAGGCCGTCGAGGAACTCGTCGCCGAGCACGCCGACCTTGAGAAGAAGGTCGCCGACCCGTCGGTCCACTCCGACCAGGCCAACGCGCGCAAGCTGAACAAGCGTTACGCCGAGCTCACCCCGATCGTCGCCACGTACCGCTCCTGGAAGCAGACCGGCGACGACATCGAGACCGCGCGCGAACTGGGCGCCGACGACCCGGAGTTCGCCGCCGAGGTCAAGGAGCTGGAGAAGGCCCGCGAGGAGCTGACGGAGAAGCTGCGGCTTCTCCTCGTCCCGCGTGACCCCAGCGACGACAAGGACGTCATCCTCGAGATCAAGGCGGGCGCGGGCGGCGACGAGTCGGCGCTGTTCGCAGGCGACCTGCTGCGCATGTACCTGCGCTACGCCGAGCGGGTCGGCTGGAAGACCGAGATCATCGACGCCACCGAGTCCGAGCTGGGCGGCTACAAGGACGTCCAGGTCGCCGTGAAGACCAAGGGCGGCCAGGGCGCCACGGAGCCCGGCCAGGGCGTCTGGGCGCGGCTGAAGTACGAGGGCGGCGTGCACCGCGTGCAGCGCGTCCCCGCGACGGAGTCCCAGGGCCGTATCCACACCTCCGCGGCCGGTGTGCTCGTCACGCCCGAGGCCGAGGAGGTCGACGTCGAGATCAACCCGAACGACCTCCGCATCGACGTCTACCGGTCCTCCGGGCCCGGCGGACAGTCCGTCAACACCACCGACTCCGCCGTGCGCATCACGCACATTCCCACCGGAGTCGTCGCCTCCTGCCAGAACGAGAAGAGCCAGCTGCAGAACAAGGAGCAGGCACTGCGTATCCTGCGCTCCAGGCTGCTCGCAGCGGCGCAGGAGGAGGCGGAGAGGGAGGCCGCCGACGCCCGCCGCAGTCAGGTCCGCACCGTCGACCGCTCCGAGAAGATCCGCACGTACAACTTCCCGGAGAACCGTCTCTCGGACCACCGTGTCGGCTTCAAGGCGTACAACCTGGACCAGGTCCTGGACGGCGATCTCGACGCGGTGATCCAGGCCTGCGTCGACGCGGACTCCGCTGCGAAGCTGGCGGCCGCGTAA
- the rpmE gene encoding 50S ribosomal protein L31, which translates to MKRDIHPEYVETQVSCTCGASFTTRSTIESGSIRADVCSECHPFYTGKQKILDTGGRVARFEARFGKAAGSKK; encoded by the coding sequence TTGAAGCGCGACATCCACCCCGAGTACGTCGAGACGCAGGTCAGCTGCACCTGTGGCGCGTCGTTCACCACCCGCAGCACCATCGAGTCCGGCAGCATCCGCGCCGATGTCTGCTCCGAGTGCCACCCGTTCTACACGGGCAAGCAGAAGATCCTCGACACCGGTGGCCGTGTGGCCCGCTTCGAGGCCCGCTTCGGCAAGGCCGCCGGCTCCAAGAAGTAG
- a CDS encoding LCP family protein — translation MSAESTPDPGIPGNTGTNGARHRGKGKRRKPQQRRKGLMIAAWTAAGIVVLGGTGAGYLYFKLNGNLKSVDIDQALGTDRPKKADNGSENILVLGSDTRAGGNKKLGGGTDDGSARSDTAMIVHVYKGHKKASVVSIPRDTLIDRPSCTDTKGDEHPAARSVMFNSAYSTGGAACAVKTVESITDLRMDHYLEVDFAGFQKLIDDLGGVEITTTKNIDDPDSHLKLKAGTHTLDGKQALGLVRTRHGVGDGSDLGRIQLQQAFIKALVNQIKDVGVFSNPKKLLDLAETATRTVTADSDLGSVNKLASFANGLKGISPSNMHMITMPVAYDPADPNRVLLQEKKADQIWKALEQDKPIPKSATKGGASGEAKGVVSAP, via the coding sequence ATGTCTGCCGAGAGCACGCCGGATCCGGGTATACCGGGCAATACCGGCACCAACGGAGCGCGTCACCGCGGCAAGGGCAAGCGCCGCAAGCCCCAGCAGCGACGCAAGGGCTTGATGATCGCGGCCTGGACGGCCGCGGGCATCGTCGTGCTGGGCGGCACCGGGGCCGGGTACCTGTACTTCAAGCTCAACGGCAACCTCAAGAGCGTCGACATCGACCAGGCCCTCGGCACGGACCGGCCCAAGAAGGCCGACAACGGCTCCGAGAACATCCTGGTCCTCGGCTCGGACACCCGCGCCGGCGGCAACAAGAAGCTCGGCGGCGGCACCGACGACGGCAGCGCCCGCTCCGACACGGCGATGATCGTGCACGTCTACAAGGGCCACAAGAAGGCCAGCGTGGTCTCCATCCCGCGCGACACCCTCATCGACCGCCCCTCGTGCACGGACACCAAGGGCGACGAGCACCCCGCCGCCCGCAGCGTGATGTTCAACTCCGCGTACTCCACCGGTGGGGCCGCCTGCGCCGTGAAGACCGTCGAGTCGATCACCGACCTGCGCATGGACCACTACCTCGAGGTCGACTTCGCCGGCTTCCAGAAGCTCATCGACGACCTCGGCGGCGTCGAGATCACCACGACCAAGAACATCGACGACCCCGACAGCCATCTGAAGCTGAAGGCCGGCACCCACACGCTCGACGGCAAGCAGGCCCTCGGCCTGGTCCGCACCAGACACGGCGTCGGCGACGGCTCCGACCTGGGCCGCATCCAGCTCCAGCAGGCCTTCATCAAGGCCCTGGTCAACCAGATCAAGGACGTCGGCGTCTTCTCGAATCCGAAGAAGCTGCTCGACCTCGCGGAAACCGCGACCAGGACGGTGACGGCCGACTCCGACCTCGGCTCGGTCAACAAGCTCGCGTCCTTCGCGAACGGACTCAAGGGCATCAGCCCGTCCAACATGCACATGATCACGATGCCGGTGGCCTACGACCCGGCCGACCCCAACCGCGTCCTCCTCCAGGAGAAGAAGGCCGACCAGATCTGGAAGGCACTGGAGCAGGACAAGCCGATCCCGAAGAGCGCGACGAAGGGCGGCGCCTCCGGCGAGGCCAAGGGGGTCGTCAGCGCCCCGTAG
- a CDS encoding trypsin-like serine protease — translation MPGGGRHRRRIRIALPVAAAGVAAAVAGALLTTSAGATTPLPEPMVRPATASPSPAELQKRVAGAMAGDDVAGKTGKAALTAGTVAGRIDPKVIGGNETTISTAPWMAQLLYSDNRGTSSTRDDIGFFCGGAVIAPTKILTAAHCVKGYNWGAHGAVVTGTSRLPSDNGTDLHGGTATAVLRQWNHPLYNATTIDNDIAVLTLDTPVKATPIRMTTSGDTASYKAGTNAKVYGWGRTSSTSDDISETLKTATLPMQSDTTCFGAYGRDFVKGHMVCAGKPATGSDADTVSACNGDSGGPLVVGNRIVGVVSWGVTDCVAKGAYSVFSKVSTYVGAAYPRVDDANLSGDSKADLWVRNASTKTGYSKNSNGTSFAARESWGNWNGVNVVLQTDLDRDGYQDLVHRRSSDGDVFWASGRTGTTKQIADNWKTRTRIVAPGDVTGDYLPDLLSVDSAGVMWIYPGKGNGTFASRVKVGSGWNQYNSVRGKGDFTGDGKTDLIARSKSGSAIYLYKGTGKAGSGAFSARVKVRTWDGYNAFDAPGDVTGDGKADFLARTPGGTLYLYAGTGKGTSEIFATRKSVGTDFKQYDIFG, via the coding sequence ATGCCCGGGGGCGGTCGGCACAGACGCCGAATACGCATCGCACTTCCCGTCGCCGCGGCGGGTGTCGCCGCCGCCGTGGCCGGCGCGCTGCTGACGACGTCCGCCGGGGCGACCACCCCGCTGCCCGAGCCGATGGTCAGGCCCGCCACCGCCTCGCCGTCGCCCGCCGAGCTGCAGAAGCGCGTCGCGGGCGCCATGGCCGGTGACGACGTCGCCGGCAAGACGGGCAAGGCCGCGCTCACCGCGGGCACCGTCGCCGGCCGCATCGACCCGAAGGTCATCGGCGGCAACGAGACCACCATCAGTACGGCCCCGTGGATGGCGCAGCTCCTCTACTCCGACAACCGGGGCACCTCCAGCACTCGTGACGACATCGGGTTCTTCTGCGGCGGCGCGGTCATCGCGCCGACGAAGATCCTCACCGCCGCGCACTGCGTCAAGGGCTACAACTGGGGGGCCCACGGCGCCGTCGTCACCGGCACCTCCAGGCTGCCCTCGGACAACGGCACCGACCTGCACGGCGGTACCGCCACGGCAGTCCTGAGGCAGTGGAACCACCCGTTGTACAACGCGACGACCATCGACAACGACATCGCGGTACTGACGCTCGACACACCGGTCAAGGCCACGCCCATCCGGATGACGACGTCCGGTGACACCGCGTCGTACAAGGCGGGCACCAACGCCAAGGTCTACGGCTGGGGCCGCACCAGCTCCACCAGCGACGACATCTCCGAGACGCTGAAGACCGCCACGCTGCCCATGCAGTCCGACACGACCTGCTTTGGCGCGTACGGCAGGGACTTCGTCAAGGGCCACATGGTCTGCGCGGGCAAGCCCGCCACCGGCAGCGACGCCGACACCGTCTCCGCCTGCAACGGCGACTCCGGTGGCCCCCTGGTGGTCGGCAACCGGATCGTCGGCGTCGTGTCCTGGGGCGTCACCGACTGCGTCGCCAAGGGCGCCTACAGCGTCTTCAGCAAGGTCAGCACGTACGTCGGCGCCGCCTACCCGCGCGTCGACGACGCCAACCTCAGCGGCGACAGCAAGGCCGACCTGTGGGTGCGCAACGCCTCCACCAAGACCGGCTACTCCAAGAACTCCAACGGCACGTCCTTCGCCGCCCGCGAGTCCTGGGGCAACTGGAACGGCGTGAACGTCGTCCTGCAGACGGACCTCGACCGTGACGGCTACCAGGACCTCGTCCACCGGCGCAGCAGCGACGGCGACGTCTTCTGGGCCTCCGGCCGTACGGGCACCACCAAGCAGATCGCCGACAACTGGAAGACCCGCACCCGGATCGTCGCCCCCGGTGACGTCACCGGCGACTACCTGCCCGACCTGCTCTCGGTCGACTCCGCGGGCGTCATGTGGATCTACCCGGGCAAGGGCAACGGCACCTTCGCGTCCCGTGTGAAGGTCGGCTCCGGCTGGAACCAGTACAACTCCGTGCGCGGCAAGGGCGACTTCACCGGGGACGGCAAGACCGACCTGATCGCCCGCAGCAAGTCCGGCAGTGCCATCTACCTCTACAAGGGCACCGGCAAGGCCGGCTCGGGCGCCTTCTCGGCCCGGGTCAAGGTGCGCACGTGGGACGGCTACAACGCCTTCGACGCGCCCGGCGACGTCACCGGCGACGGCAAGGCCGACTTCCTGGCCCGCACCCCCGGGGGCACGCTCTACCTGTACGCGGGCACCGGCAAGGGGACCAGCGAGATCTTTGCCACACGGAAGTCCGTCGGCACCGATTTCAAGCAGTACGACATCTTCGGCTGA